Proteins co-encoded in one Hyla sarda isolate aHylSar1 chromosome 4, aHylSar1.hap1, whole genome shotgun sequence genomic window:
- the LOC130367349 gene encoding nodal homolog 2-A-like: MMQLYQSLIAGNATDLSGLEHPALQESDTVLSLSARSYTREGDRWMISFDMSSISSSTELKLVELRVRFPPFGKTHNITVEIYHSKEGQDKLFMGSFKTNPTTQEDDTWKIFNLTRILQNSIYQGQPDSHVEYIPPEDLVHGRATDSGQNPQHHTEHLTGAPFPLDRAILVVFARERPATKHYGSPSLIQTVQSSKYIMSERATIGSGLRRQRRNHNPKHNIIANNLQARAKEMGAPFCRRVDMWVEFDKIEWGNRIVYPRRYNAYRCEGTCPIPLSENFQPTNHAFIKSLVKLYDTEKVECSSCVPVKMSALSMLIYEEENVTLKHHEDMVVEECGCNLQEAMPKLLETEARIGLPGTNMGLKFSSFLFGKQHSLDVQYPQYMMQLYHTLTKNDTNLFNKQRPEIPDYDSVLSLVAKNCTMVNNRIMLYFDMSSIAAGNDLKLAQLRIHLPSFEISKNFTLEIYHSKGGYNLFLGSFKVDPSDMKESPWKSFDLTKIIQYFLHQVEKNMDEVMKTKVMKDRNKETNIHMESEPTTKDTPDRVYANLAERVVLVVFTKDKSVDSISGSPSLIKTVESSKHVTLDKTHRLPGIRRHRRNRNENHHLFMNHAPSKPIESGKPLCRRVDMIIDFSKIEMGSWIIYPKKYNAYRCEGACPIPLNETFKPTNHAYMKSMLKLYQPERVECPSCVPIRMSPLSMLYYEGNDVVVRNHEEMIVEECGCS, encoded by the exons ATGATGCAGCTTTACCAGTCACTCATTGCGGGCAATGCAACTGATCTTTCTGGATTGGAACACCCAGCTCTTCAGGAATCTGACACTGTCCTGAGTCTCAGTGCAAGGA GTTACACTAGAGAAGGAGACCGGTGGATGATATCTTTTGATATGTCTTCTATTTCCAGCAGCACTGAACTAAAGTTGGTGGAGCTCAGAGTTCGCTTCCCTCCTTTTGGAAAGACACATAACATCACGGTGGAGATCTACCACTCCAAGGAAGGTCAAGACAAACTCTTCATGGGATCTTTCAAGACCAACCCTACAACCCAAGAGGATGACACCTGGAAGATCTTTAATCTAACCAGAATTCTACAGAATTCAATTTACCAGGGACAGCCAGATTCACATGTAGAATATATCCCACCAGAGGACCTGGTACATGGCAGAGCTACAGATTCTGGTCAAAATCCACAGCACCACACAGAACATCTCACCGGTGCACCTTTCCCACTAGACAGAGCCATACTTGTTGTCTTTGCCAGGGAAAGGCCAGCCACAAAACATTATGGTTCTCCAAGCCTTATTCAGACTGTACAGTCCTCAAAGTACATCATGTCGGAAAGAGCAACCATAGGCAGTGGACTGAGGAGACAAAGGAGGAACCATAACCCAAAACACAACATAATAGCTAATAATTTGCAAGCCAGAGCCAAGGAAATGGGTGCACCTTTTTGTAGAAGAGTAGACATGTGGGTGGAGTTTGATAAGATTGAATGGGGCAATCGAATTGTCTACCCAAGAAGATACAATGCCTATAGGTGTGAGGGAACTTGTCCAATTCCCCTCAGCGAAAACTTTCAGCCAACCAACCATGCTTTTATAAAA AGTCTGGTCAAGCTGTATGATACGGAAAAAGTGGAGTGCTCTTCCTGTGTCCCTGTGAAGATGAGTGCACTGTCAATGCTCATATATGAAGAAGAAAATGTCACGCTGAAACACCACGAGGACATGGTCGTAGAAGAGTGCGGATGTAAC CTTCAAGAG GCTATGCCCAAGCTTTTAGAGACAGAGGCCCGCATTGGCTTGCCAGGGACCAACATGGGATTGAAATTTTCATCCTTCCTTTTTGGGAAGCAACACTCATTGGATGTACAATATCCCCAGTATATGATGCAGCTCTATCACACACTAACTAAGAATGACACCAACCTCTTCAATAAACAGCGTCCTGAGATCCCCGACTATGACTCTGTACTAAGCCTTGTTGCAAAGA attgtaCCATGGTCAATAACCGTATAATGCTATACTTTGACATGTCCTCAATCGCTGCTGGGAACGACTTGAAGTTGGCCCAACTCAGAATCCATCTTCCTTCTTTTGAGATATCCAAAAATTTTACTCTGGAAATTTATCACAGTAAAGGAGGTTACAACCTCTTCCTCGGGTCCTTCAAAGTTGATCCTTCAGACATGAAAGAGTCCCCATGGAAGAGCTTTGATCTCACCAAAATTATTCAGTACTTCCTCCACCAAGTAGAAAAAAATATGGATGAAGTCATGAAGACTAAGGTTATGAAAGATAGGAACAAAGAAACTAACATACACATGGAGTCAGAACCTACTACAAAAGACACTCCAGATAGGGTCTATGCAAACCTGGCAGAAAGAGTTGTCCTGGTGGTGTTTACGAAGGACAAGTCCGTTGACAGCATCTCTGGTTCTCCAAGTCTTATCAAGACAGTAGAGTCCTCCAAACACGTCACATTGGACAAGACACACAGACTACCAGGCATTAGGAGGCATAGGAGAAACAGGAATGAGAACCATCATTTGTTCATGAACCATGCTCCATCCAAACCTATAGAAAGTGGGAAACCCCTCTGCCGTAGAGTCGACATGATTATAGACTTTAGTAAAATTGAAATGGGAAGCTGGATTATCTACCCTAAAAAATATAATGCCTACAGATGTGAGGGCGCCTGTCCGATCCCACTGAATGAGACCTTCAAGCCAACAAACCATGCCTATATGAAG AGTATGTTGAAGCTGTACCAGCCCGAGAGGGTGGAGTGCCCATCCTGCGTTCCGATAAGGATGAGCCCTTTGTCCATGCTGTATTATGAAGGCAATGATGTTGTCGTAAGAAATCATGAAGAAATGATTGTAGAGGAGTGCGGATGCAGCTAG